Proteins encoded in a region of the Streptococcus sanguinis genome:
- a CDS encoding RelA/SpoT family protein, producing MPKEVNLTGDQVLALTRKYLAAEDVAFIQKALIYAIDCHSGQFRRSGEPYIVHPIQVAGILATLKLDAVTVACGFLHDVVEDTRATLDDLEREFGTDVRVIVDGVTKLGKVKYKSHEEQLAENHRKMLMAMSEDIRVILVKLADRLHNMRTLKHLRKDKQERISRETMEIYAPLAHRLGISSVKWELEDLSFRYLNEVEFYKISHMMKEKRREREALVEEVVQKIETYAGERNLHGKIYGRPKHIYSIYRKMQDKKKRFDEIYDLIAIRCILDTQSDVYAMLGYIHELWRPMPGRFKDYIANRKANGYQSIHTTVYGPKGPIEFQIRTKEMHEVAEYGVAAHWAYKKGVKGQVDSRESAIGMNWIKELMELQDQSNDAKDFVDSVKESYLAEEIYVFTPDGAVRSLPKDSGPIDFAYEIHTKVGEKATGAKVNGRMVPLTTKLRTGDQVEIITNANSFGPSRDWLNIVKTSKARNKIRQFFKNQDKELSISKGRELLQAQFQEHGYVANKYMDKKHMEEVLQKTSYKTEEALFAAIGFGEIGAISIFNRLTEKERREEERAKARAEAEELVKGGEVKVENKKDTLKVKHEGGVVIQGASGLLIRIAKCCNPVPGDDIVGYITKGRGVAIHRQDCMNLKAQENYEQRLIDVEWEDNNTTKEYTAHIDIYGLNRSGLLNDVLQVLSNTTKNISTVNAQPTKDMKFANIHVSFGIANLSMLTTVVDKIKSVPEVYSVKRTNG from the coding sequence ATGCCAAAAGAAGTGAATTTGACGGGCGATCAGGTATTGGCCCTTACGAGAAAATATCTGGCTGCGGAGGATGTAGCCTTTATACAGAAAGCTTTGATCTATGCTATTGATTGTCACAGTGGGCAGTTTCGCAGGTCAGGTGAGCCTTATATTGTGCATCCTATTCAGGTGGCAGGGATTTTGGCCACGCTCAAGCTAGACGCGGTAACGGTCGCCTGCGGCTTCCTGCATGATGTGGTTGAGGATACCCGTGCGACGCTGGATGATTTGGAAAGAGAGTTTGGGACGGATGTACGCGTGATTGTGGATGGGGTTACCAAGCTGGGTAAGGTCAAGTACAAATCCCACGAAGAGCAGCTGGCGGAAAATCACCGTAAGATGCTGATGGCCATGTCAGAGGATATTCGGGTTATTTTGGTCAAGCTGGCAGACCGTCTCCACAATATGCGGACGCTCAAGCACCTGCGCAAGGATAAGCAGGAGCGGATTTCCCGAGAAACAATGGAGATCTACGCACCCTTGGCTCACCGCCTGGGGATTTCCAGTGTCAAGTGGGAACTAGAAGATTTGTCCTTCCGTTATCTCAATGAAGTGGAATTTTACAAAATTTCCCACATGATGAAGGAGAAGCGTCGGGAGCGTGAAGCTCTGGTAGAAGAGGTAGTCCAGAAGATTGAGACCTATGCTGGCGAGCGCAATCTGCACGGTAAGATTTATGGCCGGCCCAAGCATATCTACTCGATCTATCGCAAGATGCAGGACAAGAAGAAGCGCTTTGATGAGATTTATGATTTAATCGCCATTCGCTGTATCTTGGATACTCAGAGTGACGTCTATGCTATGCTGGGCTACATTCATGAGCTTTGGCGGCCGATGCCGGGGCGGTTCAAGGATTACATTGCCAATCGCAAGGCCAATGGCTATCAGTCTATCCATACGACCGTTTATGGCCCCAAAGGTCCGATTGAGTTTCAGATTCGGACCAAGGAAATGCATGAGGTCGCTGAGTATGGGGTTGCGGCCCACTGGGCTTATAAGAAAGGTGTCAAGGGACAGGTAGACAGCAGAGAATCAGCCATCGGGATGAACTGGATCAAGGAGCTGATGGAGCTTCAGGATCAATCCAATGATGCCAAGGACTTCGTTGACTCGGTCAAGGAGAGCTATCTAGCTGAGGAAATTTACGTTTTCACACCAGATGGGGCAGTGCGCTCTTTGCCTAAGGACTCTGGCCCCATTGACTTTGCCTATGAGATTCATACCAAGGTCGGTGAGAAAGCCACGGGAGCCAAGGTCAATGGCCGCATGGTGCCTCTGACAACCAAGCTCAGGACAGGTGATCAGGTGGAAATCATCACCAACGCTAACTCTTTCGGACCGAGCCGCGACTGGCTTAATATTGTCAAGACTAGCAAGGCTAGAAATAAAATCCGTCAGTTCTTTAAAAATCAAGACAAGGAGCTGTCTATCTCCAAAGGGCGGGAGCTCTTGCAGGCTCAATTCCAGGAGCATGGCTATGTAGCCAATAAGTACATGGACAAGAAGCACATGGAAGAAGTGCTGCAGAAGACCAGCTATAAGACTGAAGAGGCGCTTTTTGCGGCGATTGGCTTCGGTGAGATTGGTGCCATTAGCATTTTCAACCGCCTGACAGAAAAAGAGCGCCGTGAGGAAGAACGGGCCAAGGCCAGAGCAGAAGCCGAGGAATTGGTCAAGGGCGGCGAAGTCAAGGTCGAAAACAAAAAAGACACCCTCAAGGTTAAGCACGAAGGCGGTGTGGTTATTCAGGGGGCGTCTGGTCTCCTCATCCGGATTGCTAAGTGCTGTAATCCTGTACCAGGTGATGATATTGTCGGCTATATTACCAAAGGCCGCGGTGTGGCCATCCACCGGCAGGACTGCATGAATCTCAAGGCTCAGGAAAATTACGAGCAGCGGCTGATTGATGTGGAATGGGAAGACAACAACACGACCAAAGAGTACACGGCTCACATTGATATTTACGGTCTCAACCGCTCTGGTCTCCTCAACGATGTGTTGCAGGTTCTGTCTAATACCACTAAAAATATTTCAACAGTAAATGCTCAGCCGACCAAGGATATGAAATTTGCTAATATCCACGTTTCTTTTGGCATTGCTAATCTGTCCATGCTGACGACGGTGGTGGATAAGATTAAGAGCGTGCCGGAGGTCTACTCGGTCAAGCGGACTAATGGTTGA
- the dtd gene encoding D-aminoacyl-tRNA deacylase: MKIVIQRVKRAQVSIDQQLHSSIGQGLLLLVGVGPDDSQEDMDYAVRKIVNMRIFSDAERKMNLSIKDIAGEILSISQFTLHADTKKGNRPAFVKAAPPEMASNFYDAFNLALKQEVPTRTGIFGADMQVELVNDGPVTIILDTKNR, translated from the coding sequence ATGAAAATAGTGATTCAGCGCGTAAAACGTGCTCAGGTCAGCATTGACCAGCAGCTGCACAGCAGTATTGGACAAGGTCTCCTGCTCCTAGTAGGCGTAGGGCCTGACGATAGTCAGGAAGATATGGATTATGCAGTCAGGAAGATTGTCAATATGCGGATTTTTTCCGATGCTGAGCGCAAGATGAACCTGTCTATCAAGGACATTGCTGGAGAGATTTTGTCAATTTCCCAGTTCACTCTGCATGCAGATACCAAAAAGGGTAATCGGCCAGCCTTTGTTAAGGCTGCTCCGCCAGAGATGGCTAGCAATTTTTATGATGCCTTCAATCTTGCCTTGAAGCAAGAGGTGCCAACTCGGACGGGGATTTTTGGGGCAGACATGCAGGTAGAGCTAGTCAATGATGGTCCAGTGACCATTATCTTGGATACAAAGAATCGCTGA
- a CDS encoding CPBP family intramembrane glutamic endopeptidase: MGNLVQQMLNALIQIALFAFLPFVWWLIAARRKSPFLEWLGLKPLKNTGSRKIWLWILLGSLFFLLLSFLLLYTTVKGLKTATSNFSGLGFQALPAILIYGLFQTALPEELLFRGFLLKRLASRLPFVVANSIQAALFGLIHGLMFITILSWHQTLLIILCTGGIAAYLGFVNEKKSDGSILASWIMHALANVVVGSLSAFMLI, encoded by the coding sequence ATGGGAAATCTAGTTCAACAGATGCTGAATGCTCTGATTCAAATTGCTTTGTTTGCGTTTCTTCCTTTTGTTTGGTGGTTGATAGCAGCCAGAAGAAAAAGTCCATTTTTAGAATGGCTTGGCTTAAAACCGCTAAAAAATACTGGCAGCCGGAAGATCTGGCTGTGGATTTTGTTGGGTTCGCTATTTTTCTTGCTTCTTTCGTTTTTGCTACTATATACTACTGTAAAAGGTCTTAAGACAGCGACTTCAAACTTTTCAGGCCTCGGCTTTCAAGCCTTGCCAGCTATTCTGATTTATGGTCTGTTTCAAACTGCTCTGCCAGAAGAACTGCTATTCAGAGGTTTTCTTTTAAAGAGATTAGCTAGCCGCTTACCCTTTGTAGTGGCCAATAGCATACAAGCTGCTCTTTTTGGTCTGATCCATGGCCTGATGTTTATAACAATACTCTCTTGGCATCAAACCCTGCTCATCATTTTGTGTACGGGTGGCATCGCGGCTTATCTGGGCTTTGTCAATGAAAAGAAATCTGATGGCTCCATTTTAGCCAGCTGGATCATGCATGCCCTAGCAAATGTAGTTGTGGGTAGTTTATCGGCATTTATGCTGATTTGA
- a CDS encoding nucleotidyltransferase domain-containing protein, whose product MPQQLFKEFAQLDQVEAIVLGGSRAGQHFDKDSDYDVYIYLTDSIAPTTRRDILSKYCSYMEIGNQFWELEDDCVLKSKIEIELIYRTLDSFDKDLQTVVLDHQAQNAYTTCMWHNLLHSKIIYDRNGRYGALQNKYRRPYPAELKKNIIKKQLLLLDQAMPAFSKQIEKALKRQDLLSINHRSSEFFASYFDLLFALNEQTHPGEKRMLEFAKTNCMLLPQHFEENIQTYFQKLYTEPAEAIKLINQLVTTIKPVIPQEIIGSF is encoded by the coding sequence ATGCCACAACAACTCTTTAAAGAATTTGCCCAGCTAGATCAAGTGGAAGCTATTGTTCTCGGTGGCTCTCGTGCTGGACAGCATTTTGACAAAGACTCAGACTATGATGTTTATATCTACTTGACAGATTCCATTGCTCCCACGACTCGACGCGATATCCTCAGCAAGTACTGCTCCTACATGGAAATCGGCAATCAGTTTTGGGAACTAGAGGATGACTGTGTGCTGAAGAGCAAGATCGAAATTGAGCTCATTTACCGTACACTGGATAGCTTTGATAAAGACCTGCAGACTGTAGTCCTAGACCATCAGGCTCAGAATGCCTACACCACCTGTATGTGGCACAATCTGCTCCACAGCAAAATCATCTATGACCGAAATGGTCGCTATGGAGCGCTTCAAAACAAGTACAGACGACCTTATCCAGCTGAACTGAAAAAGAATATTATCAAGAAGCAGCTCCTCTTACTCGATCAAGCCATGCCAGCTTTCTCCAAACAAATAGAAAAAGCGCTCAAGCGTCAGGACCTGCTCAGTATCAATCACCGTAGCAGTGAATTTTTTGCTTCCTATTTTGACTTGCTCTTCGCCCTAAACGAACAGACTCACCCTGGAGAAAAGAGAATGCTAGAGTTTGCAAAAACCAACTGCATGCTATTACCTCAGCATTTCGAAGAAAATATACAGACCTATTTTCAAAAGCTCTACACAGAGCCCGCTGAAGCGATAAAGCTTATCAATCAGCTAGTGACGACCATCAAACCAGTCATTCCTCAAGAAATTATTGGTAGTTTTTAG
- a CDS encoding MarR family winged helix-turn-helix transcriptional regulator, giving the protein MEKSQFNSIYKDEYRESTGLLFIRAYHKWHGLIKNKLRTIDLTHPQFVVLTTLAALLRQQEWVSQTDIARFSDMDVMTVSQIIRLLVKKGLIMREVHPKDSRANIILLTDTGLQKVNQALPLVEGIDQAFFGKLGNKTEILNQLLIKLEAEND; this is encoded by the coding sequence ATGGAAAAATCGCAGTTTAACTCCATCTACAAGGATGAATACCGAGAGTCAACCGGTCTGCTCTTTATCCGTGCCTACCACAAGTGGCATGGGCTGATAAAAAACAAACTGAGAACGATTGATTTGACCCATCCCCAGTTTGTCGTTCTGACCACTCTTGCTGCACTCCTGCGTCAGCAAGAATGGGTTAGTCAGACCGATATTGCCCGATTTTCTGACATGGATGTTATGACCGTATCCCAAATCATCCGCCTCTTGGTCAAGAAAGGTTTGATAATGCGGGAAGTCCATCCCAAGGACAGCCGCGCCAATATCATACTTCTAACGGATACGGGGCTGCAAAAGGTCAACCAAGCCCTTCCTCTGGTAGAAGGTATTGATCAGGCGTTCTTTGGAAAATTAGGAAATAAAACAGAAATATTAAACCAACTCTTAATCAAACTGGAGGCAGAAAATGACTAG
- a CDS encoding EVE domain-containing protein, whose product MTRFWIGVVSKEHVLRGVEGGFCQVCHGKKAPLNRMKKGDYLLYYSPKYQLNGQEKLQAFTAVGKILDDTAYQVEMFEGFVPFRRDVSYYQPVKDCPIDQVRQHPQWRQYASQIRYGHFEVSKDFFLYVFEQMKLYSPANQ is encoded by the coding sequence ATGACTAGATTTTGGATTGGTGTCGTATCAAAAGAACACGTCCTAAGAGGTGTAGAAGGTGGATTTTGCCAAGTCTGCCATGGAAAGAAAGCACCATTGAACCGAATGAAAAAGGGGGACTATCTTCTGTACTACAGCCCCAAGTATCAACTGAATGGTCAGGAAAAGCTGCAGGCCTTTACAGCAGTTGGCAAGATTCTAGATGACACTGCCTACCAAGTAGAGATGTTCGAAGGCTTTGTCCCATTTCGGCGAGATGTCAGCTACTACCAACCTGTCAAAGACTGCCCCATTGACCAAGTCCGACAACATCCTCAGTGGCGCCAATATGCTTCTCAGATAAGATACGGACATTTCGAAGTTTCGAAAGACTTCTTCCTTTATGTTTTTGAGCAAATGAAACTGTACAGCCCTGCAAATCAGTAG